The following coding sequences lie in one Lacerta agilis isolate rLacAgi1 chromosome 4, rLacAgi1.pri, whole genome shotgun sequence genomic window:
- the PICALM gene encoding phosphatidylinositol-binding clathrin assembly protein isoform X10, with the protein MSGQSLTDRITAAQHSVTGSAVSKTVCKATTHEVMGPKKKHLDYLIQCTNEMNVNIPQLADSLFERTMNSSWVVVFKSLITTHHLMVYGNERFIQYLASRNTLFNLSNFLDKSGLQGYDMSTFIRRYSRYLNEKAVSYRQVAFDFTKVKRGADGVMRTMNTEKLLKTVPIIQNQMDALLDFNVNSNELTNGVINAAFMLLFKDAIRLFAAYNEGIINLLEKYFDMKKNQCKEGLDIYKKFLTRMTRISEFLKVAEQVGIDRGDIPDLSQAPSSLLDALEQHLASLEGKKIKDSTAASRATTLSNAVSSLASTGLSLTKVDEREKQAALEEEQARLKALKEQRLKELAKKPHNSLTTASSPVSNAAGSIMTTPAIDIFSTPSSSNSTSKLPNDLLDLQPTFHPSVHPISSAPQVGGTWADPFTSTADAVDDAVPSLNPFLTKSSDHLSVSSDVLPTFTSRTPTHEMFVGNVPSDWLFPFS; encoded by the exons ATTTAATACAGTGCACAAATGAGATGAACGTAAATATCCCACAGTTGGCGGACAGCTTGTTCGAAAGGACAATGAACAGTAGCTGGGTGGTGGTATTCAAGTCACTCATCACAACGCACCATCTAATGGTGTACGGAAATGAG CGTTTTATCCAGTATCTGGCTTCCAGGAACACATtgtttaacttgagcaatttctTGGACAAAAGTGGATTGCAAG GGTATGATATGTCCACATTTATCAGAAGATATAGCAGGTATTTGAATGAAAAAGCAGTTTCCTACAGACAAGTAGCTTTTGATTtcacaaaagtaaaaagagg TGCTGACGGAGTAATGAGGACTATGAATACTGAGAAACTCCTAAAAACAGTACCAATAATACAAAACCAGATGGATGCACTTCTTGATTTCAAT GTCAACAGTAATGAACTTACAAATGGCGTAATTAATGCTGCCTTCATGCTTCTCTTCAAAGATGCCATTAGACTCTTTGCAGCATATAATGAAGGGATTATTAACCTGTTGG AAAAATACTTTGACATGAAAAAGAATCAATGCAAAGAAGGCCTTGACATATATAAGAAGTTTCTGACTAGAATGACAAGGATTTCTGAGTTTCTCAAAGTTGCAGAG CAAGTGGGGATAGACAGAGGAGACATACCAGATCTTTCTCAG GCACCAAGCAGCCTTCTTGATGCATTGGAACAGCACTTAGCCTCCTTAGAAGGAAAGAAAATCAAAGATTCTACTGCTGCAAGCAG GGCTACCACTCTTTCCAATGCAGTCTCCTCCCTCGCAAGCACCGGCCTGTCGCTCACCAAAGTAGATGAAAGGGAAAAACAAGCCGCACTAGAAGAAGAGCAGGCACGTTTAAAAGCTTTAAAG GAACAACGTCTAAAAGAACTTGCAAAGAAACCTCATAACTCCTTAACAACAGCCTCCTCTCCTGTGTCTAATGCAGCAGGAAGTATAATGACTACACCAGCCATTGACATTTTTTCCACACCTAGTTCTTCAAACAG TACATCAAAGCTGCCAAATGACCTCCTTGATTTGCAGCCAACCTTTCATCCGTCTGTGCATCCTATATCCTCTGCGCCACAAGTAGGAGGGACGTGGGCAG ATCCTTTCACTTCTACTGCTGACGCTGTTGATGATGCCGTTCCAAGCCTAAATCCTTTCCTCACAAAATCTAGCGATCACCTCTCTGTCTCTTCTGACGTACTACCCACTTTCACTTCTAGGACACCAACTCATGAGATGTTCGTTGGTAATGTACCATCTGACTGGCTTTTCCCTTTCTCTTAA